A genomic stretch from Terriglobus sp. RCC_193 includes:
- the fliE gene encoding flagellar hook-basal body complex protein FliE produces MLPIQNPTLLREALLQSRIPVAAGPNSAESVSSSNVFGNMVQATQEQIRATDTKAQQAVTGLLSGQGVDVHEAMIATQQADLTFELALQVRNKAVAAYQQMMQMQF; encoded by the coding sequence ATGTTGCCGATTCAAAATCCCACATTGCTTCGTGAAGCTCTTTTGCAGAGCAGGATTCCGGTGGCTGCGGGGCCAAACTCTGCGGAGAGCGTTTCGTCTTCAAATGTCTTCGGAAATATGGTGCAGGCGACACAGGAGCAGATTCGCGCTACCGATACGAAGGCACAGCAGGCGGTGACGGGATTGTTGAGTGGTCAGGGTGTGGATGTACACGAGGCCATGATCGCAACGCAGCAGGCGGACCTGACCTTTGAACTTGCGCTACAGGTGCGTAACAAAGCCGTGGCTGCTTACCAGCAGATGATGCAGATGCAGTTTTAA
- a CDS encoding flagellar biosynthetic protein FliQ, translating to MSPDMVTELMRHLLLEALLLSAPLLIVGCMVSVLLTLMQTLTGIQEQTITAVPRLLVVFAVGLISLPWFLRHATTYTLHLWSDFHRYLG from the coding sequence ATGAGCCCGGATATGGTGACGGAACTGATGCGGCATCTTCTGCTGGAAGCGTTGTTGTTGAGTGCGCCTCTGTTGATCGTGGGATGCATGGTGAGTGTATTGCTTACGCTGATGCAGACATTAACTGGCATTCAGGAACAGACCATCACGGCGGTACCACGGTTGCTTGTTGTTTTCGCTGTTGGATTGATTAGTTTGCCCTGGTTTCTGCGACACGCGACGACCTACACGCTGCACCTGTGGTCAGACTTTCATCGGTATCTCGGATAA
- a CDS encoding FliM/FliN family flagellar motor C-terminal domain-containing protein: MNDFENTAAQQSAEKTVELAVSGGSLIRGQVRNIPFRLSVTIPLLGWRLLGLRDLRQGQLLLTGVSAAEDVPVSVGDALLGHAELDNVDGQMAVRLTRLD; this comes from the coding sequence ATGAACGACTTTGAAAATACGGCTGCGCAGCAGTCGGCTGAGAAGACCGTGGAGCTTGCCGTATCGGGCGGCTCGTTGATCCGAGGACAGGTACGTAACATTCCGTTTCGGTTGTCGGTGACGATTCCATTGCTTGGTTGGAGATTGCTCGGTTTGCGAGACCTGCGGCAGGGGCAGTTGCTTCTCACTGGTGTCTCGGCCGCGGAGGATGTTCCGGTCAGTGTTGGTGATGCCTTACTGGGGCATGCCGAACTGGATAACGTTGATGGACAGATGGCTGTTCGACTCACGCGTCTGGACTGA
- a CDS encoding flagellar biosynthetic protein FliO, which translates to MDRWLFDSRVWTDWNSMVLPIRTENGFDVSTEADAISVSPWMYQLRRFVKALAKTRSREKSLRHIETLSFGTKRSVHLLECEGQRFLVADGLSAPVPLTQRFAAEDRR; encoded by the coding sequence ATGGACAGATGGCTGTTCGACTCACGCGTCTGGACTGATTGGAACAGCATGGTCCTCCCTATCCGTACTGAAAACGGTTTTGATGTATCGACAGAAGCAGATGCTATCTCCGTGTCGCCCTGGATGTATCAGCTGCGGCGCTTTGTCAAAGCACTTGCCAAAACTCGGTCGCGGGAGAAATCACTCCGGCATATTGAAACACTTTCGTTTGGAACAAAGCGAAGTGTTCACCTGCTGGAATGTGAAGGCCAGCGCTTTCTTGTTGCGGATGGTCTAAGTGCACCTGTTCCGTTAACCCAGCGCTTTGCCGCGGAGGACAGGCGTTGA
- the fliP gene encoding flagellar type III secretion system pore protein FliP (The bacterial flagellar biogenesis protein FliP forms a type III secretion system (T3SS)-type pore required for flagellar assembly.), with protein sequence MIRTIRMVALALLLVAHVSLMGQSSHSFWVHPPAPALRAANAVHVARSPQKIAKPEAVGKRKEGGAATSNRPATKVAEPAGAQSIAEALATGHSSQWTVVVGLTLLTLAPAILLAMTPLIRLLVVFHFLRQALGTQTAPSNQVLMALGLMMTWFLMQPVITQVNDVAVAPYRAGVMSGEDALSKATVPVKTFMLRYARDKDLELFAAASQPTRLHRREDAPMQVVVPAYMLSELKSGFQIGAILFLPFLLVDLVVASVTTSIGMLQMPPTVISTPVKILLFVMVDGWHLLASSLLKSF encoded by the coding sequence TTGATACGAACCATTCGTATGGTGGCACTTGCACTTCTGCTTGTCGCACATGTGTCGCTGATGGGACAAAGCTCGCATTCGTTCTGGGTGCACCCACCGGCGCCGGCATTGCGCGCGGCAAACGCTGTGCATGTTGCTCGTTCTCCGCAGAAAATTGCGAAGCCAGAGGCTGTTGGGAAGCGCAAAGAAGGAGGGGCCGCGACGTCGAATCGTCCTGCGACGAAAGTCGCAGAGCCTGCCGGAGCTCAAAGTATTGCCGAGGCTCTTGCGACAGGACATAGTTCGCAATGGACGGTTGTTGTTGGGCTTACGCTGTTGACACTGGCGCCTGCGATTCTTCTGGCGATGACGCCATTGATTCGGCTCCTGGTTGTCTTCCATTTTTTGAGACAGGCACTGGGAACGCAAACAGCCCCGTCGAATCAGGTCCTGATGGCATTGGGGTTGATGATGACCTGGTTTCTGATGCAACCCGTGATTACGCAGGTGAACGATGTGGCGGTTGCACCATATCGTGCCGGTGTGATGTCTGGGGAAGACGCACTTAGCAAAGCCACGGTTCCTGTGAAGACATTCATGTTGCGCTATGCACGCGATAAAGATCTGGAATTGTTTGCGGCGGCATCGCAGCCGACACGTTTGCATCGACGTGAGGATGCGCCGATGCAGGTGGTGGTTCCGGCATACATGCTGAGTGAATTGAAGAGCGGGTTCCAGATCGGGGCAATACTTTTTCTTCCATTTCTATTAGTGGACCTTGTGGTTGCCAGTGTGACCACGTCCATCGGTATGTTGCAGATGCCGCCTACTGTAATCTCCACGCCCGTGAAGATTCTGTTGTTCGTCATGGTGGATGGATGGCATCTGCTTGCAAGTTCACTCTTGAAGAGTTTTTGA
- the fliF gene encoding flagellar basal-body MS-ring/collar protein FliF, protein MAATMEPGTAMSRSNAMLATFRERWSAMEPARRHLLVGSVAALLVLSGISVWWSTRTDWRVLFSGMDGRDAATMQQQLSAAGIRYQITPDGTALQVPVEQLDKARVAISSSGLPQSGRMGFELFDKPNWVGSEFDEKVNYQRALEGELEHTIGTLQSVRSARVHVVLPKQGAFASEDQPAKASAVLKLRRSNLPREQSDAIRNLIAGSIEGLKPEAVTLVDADGHMDFAANAASANDREEEIALQNKLTQVLEPMAGAGNVHATVSISYVQGSEEHTDEVYDPQLSAPLSMQRTEQLAQASRPGGVAGTGSNTPAAQPTAQNAPLNGTTAAVAAGPSPSTATSGQTQNSHEESTQYAVTRHVSHTAESPGRIRRITAAVVVNDREIRQMSGKELHTAWQHRTAEEMKQLQQLAQAAVGYDERRGDSVVLENLAFSGNNDDAQVSGWSRFTTSTTELLRTQPTLPRALATLAGIVLLGMLVLRPLTKQTQSLLRAPMPERPMLAAASAEEAIANEAVLGRSGAHMNTQHIFDRVTEQIKAEPKSNTRLIGSWIRAGSEELD, encoded by the coding sequence ATGGCAGCGACGATGGAACCAGGAACGGCGATGAGTCGCAGCAACGCGATGCTGGCGACGTTCCGTGAACGATGGAGTGCCATGGAGCCTGCCCGCAGGCATCTGTTGGTGGGAAGTGTCGCAGCGTTGCTGGTCCTGTCCGGTATTTCCGTGTGGTGGAGTACGCGTACCGATTGGCGCGTCCTGTTCAGCGGGATGGATGGCAGAGATGCTGCGACCATGCAACAGCAATTGAGCGCGGCAGGGATTCGCTATCAGATCACGCCGGATGGAACGGCGCTGCAGGTTCCGGTGGAGCAACTGGACAAGGCTCGCGTTGCGATTTCGTCGTCGGGGCTGCCGCAATCCGGGCGCATGGGGTTTGAGCTTTTTGATAAGCCGAACTGGGTCGGAAGCGAGTTCGATGAAAAGGTGAATTATCAGCGTGCGCTGGAAGGAGAGTTGGAGCACACGATTGGAACATTGCAATCGGTGCGTTCAGCGCGGGTGCATGTGGTGTTGCCGAAGCAGGGTGCGTTTGCGTCGGAAGATCAGCCTGCAAAGGCTTCGGCTGTGCTGAAGTTGCGGCGATCGAATCTGCCACGGGAGCAGAGTGATGCGATTCGTAATCTGATTGCAGGTTCGATTGAGGGTTTAAAGCCGGAAGCCGTGACGCTGGTGGACGCGGACGGACACATGGACTTCGCTGCAAATGCTGCGTCCGCCAATGATCGCGAAGAAGAGATTGCGCTGCAGAACAAGTTGACGCAGGTGCTGGAGCCGATGGCGGGTGCAGGCAATGTTCATGCGACGGTTTCGATCAGCTATGTGCAGGGATCGGAAGAACACACCGATGAGGTTTATGATCCGCAACTCTCTGCTCCGCTAAGTATGCAGCGGACGGAGCAGCTTGCGCAGGCATCGCGACCCGGTGGTGTTGCCGGCACGGGAAGCAACACACCCGCAGCGCAACCAACGGCGCAAAATGCTCCACTCAACGGTACGACCGCGGCGGTTGCTGCAGGACCATCCCCATCGACTGCAACGTCTGGTCAGACACAGAACTCGCATGAAGAGAGTACGCAGTATGCCGTGACACGACACGTGAGCCATACTGCCGAGTCACCTGGACGTATACGACGTATTACTGCTGCGGTTGTGGTGAATGACCGCGAGATTCGACAGATGAGTGGGAAAGAACTGCACACAGCATGGCAGCATCGCACCGCGGAGGAGATGAAGCAACTGCAGCAATTGGCGCAGGCAGCCGTGGGATATGACGAGAGACGGGGAGACTCCGTGGTGCTGGAGAATCTGGCATTTTCCGGGAATAACGACGATGCCCAGGTGTCGGGCTGGTCACGATTTACAACGTCGACGACGGAGCTGTTGCGAACACAGCCTACGCTGCCACGAGCATTGGCAACATTGGCAGGTATTGTGCTGTTGGGGATGTTGGTACTCCGACCGTTGACGAAACAGACACAAAGCCTGTTACGGGCGCCTATGCCGGAACGTCCAATGTTGGCGGCAGCTTCGGCGGAAGAGGCGATTGCGAATGAAGCCGTGTTAGGAAGAAGCGGCGCCCACATGAACACCCAGCATATCTTTGATCGTGTGACGGAACAGATCAAGGCAGAGCCGAAAAGCAACACGAGATTAATCGGTTCCTGGATCAGGGCTGGTAGCGAGGAGTTGGACTAA
- a CDS encoding FliI/YscN family ATPase: MALETFFHQLRDAVPVRLYGEVVEANGNYVQSVGPPCSVGDCCEIETAEGKRHLAEVIGFRGQHVLSMPLTSGAGIRYGDRVCVSRHRAGMSVGEDMLGRVLDANGLPVDGLPPVNGSMQLPLDRNAPAPLERVRMIEPLGTGVRAIDTMLTVARGQRIGIFGGSGVGKSTLLGMMTRNTAADLTVVGLVGERGRELIEFLEDSLGEEGRQRSVVHIATSDESPLMRMRCALAATTTAEYFASQGKHVLLILDSVTRFAMAAREIGLAAGEPPSTKGYPPSAFAKLARLLERAGNFANGSITGFYTVLMEGDDEQDPVVDSARSILDGHFVLSREMAGEGMYPPIDVLRSLSRLMPAVATAPHQERAREVRRLMSAYVKGEDLIRVGAYKPGADPELDCAIALRPRFRSLMEQTPLELSSFNDAVDRLMALPEMA, encoded by the coding sequence ATGGCGCTGGAAACATTTTTTCACCAGCTTCGAGATGCCGTACCGGTTCGCCTTTATGGCGAAGTGGTGGAGGCGAACGGAAATTATGTGCAGTCTGTTGGGCCGCCGTGCTCTGTCGGCGACTGCTGTGAGATTGAGACGGCGGAAGGAAAGCGGCATCTGGCAGAGGTGATCGGGTTTCGTGGCCAGCATGTACTTTCCATGCCTCTGACATCCGGTGCCGGGATTCGCTATGGTGATCGCGTCTGCGTCAGTCGGCATCGTGCCGGTATGAGTGTTGGCGAGGACATGCTGGGGCGGGTGTTGGATGCAAATGGATTGCCCGTGGATGGTCTGCCACCGGTGAATGGGAGTATGCAGCTACCGCTGGATCGCAATGCGCCGGCCCCTTTAGAACGTGTTCGCATGATTGAACCTCTTGGCACAGGCGTGCGTGCCATCGATACGATGTTGACCGTTGCGCGTGGTCAGAGGATAGGCATCTTTGGTGGTTCGGGTGTTGGTAAAAGCACTCTGCTGGGTATGATGACGCGGAATACTGCCGCAGATCTTACCGTTGTGGGATTAGTGGGGGAGCGAGGCAGAGAACTAATTGAGTTTCTGGAAGACTCTCTTGGTGAAGAGGGACGCCAACGTTCCGTGGTTCATATTGCAACATCGGATGAATCACCGCTGATGCGCATGCGCTGTGCGCTGGCGGCGACAACCACTGCGGAATACTTTGCGTCGCAGGGGAAACATGTATTGCTGATCCTGGATTCCGTAACGCGTTTTGCCATGGCTGCGCGAGAGATTGGCCTTGCCGCAGGCGAGCCACCGTCGACGAAGGGGTATCCTCCGTCTGCATTTGCGAAGTTGGCACGTTTGCTGGAAAGGGCTGGAAACTTTGCGAATGGAAGCATCACGGGTTTCTATACGGTGTTGATGGAGGGCGATGACGAGCAGGATCCCGTGGTGGATAGTGCTCGTTCCATTCTGGATGGTCATTTTGTTCTTTCGCGTGAGATGGCAGGTGAAGGGATGTACCCGCCCATCGATGTTCTGCGATCGCTGAGCAGGTTGATGCCTGCGGTGGCAACCGCCCCACATCAAGAGAGAGCGCGTGAGGTACGTAGATTGATGAGCGCTTATGTGAAAGGTGAAGACCTGATTCGTGTGGGTGCGTACAAACCCGGAGCCGATCCTGAGCTGGATTGTGCGATTGCGTTGCGTCCTCGCTTCCGGTCACTGATGGAGCAAACGCCGCTGGAATTATCGTCATTTAACGATGCAGTGGATCGGTTGATGGCACTTCCGGAGATGGCATGA
- a CDS encoding FliH/SctL family protein, translating to MIWDDKAGCDPKVEPLAFRNVQEGVAASEVAMAMEPTVVADPIPSLDQTLREAHERGRSEAMESLKAEMEQKVAAERAAVSRMVQQFEEEKKRYFTEVESEVVRLSLAIAERVLHREAAMDPTLLAGAARVALEQVADGSEAVLRVAAEEAQCWNEMLEKVATAVQIEPDEHMTKGEAVLKTRSGSVQLGLKAQLAEIERGFFELLRCRPAMVV from the coding sequence GTGATCTGGGACGATAAAGCCGGGTGCGACCCGAAGGTGGAACCTCTTGCATTTCGCAATGTGCAGGAGGGCGTGGCGGCATCGGAAGTTGCGATGGCGATGGAACCAACCGTTGTGGCCGATCCAATTCCATCACTGGATCAGACGCTCCGAGAAGCTCATGAACGCGGTCGGAGTGAGGCTATGGAAAGTTTGAAAGCGGAGATGGAACAAAAGGTTGCGGCAGAACGCGCAGCGGTTTCGCGAATGGTTCAGCAGTTCGAGGAGGAGAAGAAACGCTATTTCACCGAAGTGGAGAGTGAAGTGGTCCGTCTATCCCTGGCGATTGCAGAGCGTGTTCTCCATCGTGAGGCAGCAATGGACCCTACGCTGCTGGCAGGTGCGGCGCGTGTTGCGCTAGAGCAGGTAGCGGATGGAAGCGAAGCGGTGTTGCGGGTTGCCGCAGAAGAAGCTCAGTGCTGGAACGAAATGCTGGAAAAGGTGGCAACAGCCGTTCAGATTGAACCCGATGAGCATATGACAAAAGGTGAAGCTGTGTTGAAGACCCGCAGCGGAAGCGTGCAGCTTGGGCTGAAGGCACAGTTGGCGGAAATTGAGCGGGGCTTCTTTGAACTGCTCCGTTGCAGACCCGCCATGGTTGTATAA
- a CDS encoding flagellar basal body rod protein FlgB, with protein MLEMPTADALERYLTLATQQMKLTAENMANVDTPGYRTQGLDFQGEFGKALDAHSVVGDPTVSDVGGLTSRPDGNNVSLDRESTLMAQTQLQFRTGVELLRHQYSQMMEAIKSDGK; from the coding sequence ATGCTTGAGATGCCGACAGCGGATGCACTGGAGCGTTATCTAACGCTTGCGACACAGCAGATGAAGCTGACCGCGGAGAATATGGCCAATGTAGACACTCCTGGCTACCGCACGCAGGGCCTGGACTTTCAGGGTGAGTTTGGGAAGGCGCTGGATGCGCACAGTGTTGTTGGTGATCCGACGGTAAGTGATGTTGGTGGACTGACATCGCGGCCGGATGGCAATAATGTCTCACTCGATCGGGAATCGACGCTGATGGCGCAGACACAATTGCAATTTCGAACCGGTGTGGAACTGCTTCGGCATCAGTACTCGCAAATGATGGAAGCGATCAAGTCAGATGGTAAGTGA
- the fliG gene encoding flagellar motor switch protein FliG has translation MTPTPVALPSPSSRLALPEMPLLNISPLRKAAILIVTLGEETAKALLRELGELEVQRLTEELSRVGDISPEEQTQVLLEFYGLQETQQYMLRGGMDYATRLLTETFGRQRAQELIRDTNRASVEDKASDLAALQKMDPTQLSKFLEGEHPQTVAVVLAHLNPKRGSLVLMQLPEDLRVEAVRRLAEMRQFSPEMAQRVAMILYKRIHALGSTGRQSYAGFKAVADLLNRMEGNASRSILDSIEQQEPTLALGIRNLMFTFEDLLTVPPGSIRELVSAADKRMLALALKSADENLKAHLFAAMSSRAVEMLQEDMETLGPVRGRDVAQAQHDLLSLARKLEAEGKMILKVEADGDLGR, from the coding sequence ATGACTCCGACACCGGTTGCATTACCTTCTCCTTCGTCTCGCCTGGCTTTGCCGGAGATGCCGCTGCTGAATATTTCACCCCTGCGCAAGGCGGCCATCCTGATTGTGACCCTGGGCGAGGAAACTGCGAAGGCATTGTTGCGTGAGCTGGGTGAACTGGAGGTGCAGCGCCTGACCGAAGAGCTGTCTCGTGTGGGTGATATCAGCCCGGAAGAGCAGACGCAGGTATTGCTGGAATTTTATGGCCTGCAGGAGACGCAGCAATACATGTTGCGTGGGGGCATGGATTATGCCACACGATTGCTCACAGAGACATTTGGCAGACAGCGCGCGCAGGAACTGATTCGCGATACCAACCGTGCAAGCGTGGAAGATAAGGCGAGTGACCTTGCGGCCTTGCAGAAGATGGATCCCACGCAGTTAAGCAAGTTCCTGGAGGGAGAACATCCTCAGACCGTTGCGGTGGTATTGGCGCATCTGAACCCGAAACGTGGCTCTTTGGTACTGATGCAATTGCCAGAGGATCTACGCGTGGAGGCTGTACGCCGTCTTGCTGAGATGCGCCAGTTTTCACCGGAGATGGCGCAACGTGTCGCCATGATTCTTTACAAGCGAATCCATGCACTGGGCTCAACGGGCCGGCAATCCTATGCGGGATTCAAGGCAGTGGCCGATCTGCTGAATCGGATGGAGGGCAATGCGAGTCGCAGCATTCTGGACAGTATTGAGCAGCAGGAACCCACGCTGGCACTGGGAATTCGCAACCTGATGTTCACGTTTGAGGACCTGTTGACGGTGCCGCCGGGAAGTATTCGTGAGCTTGTCAGTGCAGCCGATAAAAGAATGCTCGCGCTGGCACTGAAATCTGCCGATGAGAATCTCAAGGCGCATTTGTTTGCCGCAATGAGTTCGCGCGCCGTGGAGATGTTGCAGGAGGACATGGAGACTCTCGGCCCTGTCCGTGGACGCGATGTCGCTCAGGCGCAACATGATCTGCTGTCGTTGGCCAGAAAGCTGGAGGCTGAGGGCAAGATGATTCTGAAGGTGGAGGCTGACGGTGATCTGGGACGATAA
- a CDS encoding flagellar hook protein FlgE has product MPSFSIALSGLQADSTALNTIGNNLANLNTTAFKKETVNFADMFYQTIGTSGSSAPMQVGIGTRVSSISSDFSQGNLNSTGNATDMAINGNGFFVVQQSGTNELTRTGNFQLSPTGNLTTSEGYSVMGYPVVNGVLDTNAALIQMNVPTAKTQLAHPTTGFSFTTSLNSSSDVGATYTSSMPMYDSQGTAHNVSVTFTKTANNEWGYSIAMPGGDAATTSNNTGTLEFNSDGTLASPTGDVAGISFSGLAGGAGDMTLSWSLRDANGNSLITQSAGTSSTNSSLQDGYPSGTYKSFSVDAQGVMRATYTNGGTEVLGQIAIATVASPESLGRLGSNLYSVNQASGAMDIGVAGAGSRGSISDSTLEQSNVDISTEFANLIVAQRSFEANSKTVTAFDTITQDTINMIR; this is encoded by the coding sequence ATGCCCTCATTTTCTATTGCACTCAGCGGATTGCAGGCGGACTCTACCGCACTCAACACGATCGGAAACAACCTGGCCAACCTGAATACTACGGCGTTCAAAAAAGAGACCGTTAACTTTGCCGACATGTTCTATCAAACAATCGGCACGTCCGGGTCAAGCGCTCCCATGCAGGTCGGCATCGGTACTCGTGTCTCATCTATCAGTAGCGACTTCTCCCAGGGGAACCTGAATTCCACCGGAAACGCAACGGATATGGCGATTAATGGAAACGGGTTTTTCGTTGTCCAGCAGAGCGGAACGAATGAGTTGACGCGGACCGGGAACTTTCAGTTGAGTCCCACGGGAAATCTCACTACGAGCGAAGGCTATTCGGTTATGGGATATCCCGTAGTGAATGGAGTTCTCGATACGAATGCTGCTCTCATTCAGATGAATGTGCCGACAGCAAAGACACAATTGGCACACCCAACAACTGGATTTTCTTTCACGACGAGTCTCAATTCGAGTTCTGACGTGGGTGCTACGTATACCTCCTCTATGCCGATGTATGACTCGCAGGGAACAGCTCATAATGTGAGTGTGACGTTTACGAAAACGGCGAATAACGAATGGGGTTATAGCATTGCCATGCCGGGCGGGGATGCTGCGACGACATCGAATAACACTGGAACGCTTGAGTTTAATTCGGACGGAACACTTGCTTCACCCACTGGAGACGTAGCGGGGATCAGCTTTAGCGGACTTGCTGGAGGCGCTGGTGACATGACGTTGAGTTGGTCGCTGCGCGATGCAAACGGTAACAGTCTGATAACGCAAAGCGCCGGAACCTCCAGCACAAATTCAAGCTTGCAGGATGGCTATCCATCTGGAACCTATAAGAGCTTTTCCGTGGATGCCCAGGGCGTGATGCGAGCGACCTACACGAATGGTGGCACGGAAGTATTAGGGCAAATCGCGATTGCGACCGTCGCAAGCCCAGAATCACTAGGACGCCTGGGGAGTAACCTGTATTCGGTAAATCAGGCGTCGGGAGCGATGGATATTGGGGTTGCTGGAGCAGGAAGTCGTGGAAGCATTTCGGATAGCACGTTAGAGCAATCCAACGTGGATATTTCTACGGAGTTTGCGAACCTGATCGTTGCCCAGCGTTCGTTCGAGGCAAATTCGAAGACCGTCACCGCCTTTGACACAATTACACAGGACACGATCAACATGATTCGGTAA
- a CDS encoding flagellar hook capping FlgD N-terminal domain-containing protein, whose protein sequence is MNTISNSAHAVATAFATQGSGSSNSDSSTTDGTTITSTDFLTLLVTQLKNQDPTQPSDPTEYVSQLVGVNSLQQLIDVNKQLTSLGGSTSTTSAS, encoded by the coding sequence ATGAATACGATTTCAAACAGCGCCCACGCAGTCGCAACGGCATTTGCTACCCAGGGGAGTGGAAGCAGCAATAGCGATTCTTCCACGACGGATGGGACAACGATTACTTCTACTGATTTCTTGACCCTTCTGGTCACCCAACTCAAGAACCAAGATCCTACGCAGCCCTCAGACCCAACTGAGTATGTTTCTCAATTAGTGGGTGTGAATAGCCTGCAGCAGCTTATCGATGTGAATAAGCAACTTACTTCTCTCGGCGGATCCACTTCTACGACGAGCGCGTCGTAG
- the flgC gene encoding flagellar basal body rod protein FlgC, with protein MNLFGMMQVTSSALTAQRVRADVVAANMANAETTRTEDGVPYQRQSVVLQSVGENPFASAMKNFGVNDASTPEGGVKVAEILKSEAPALRRYEPSHPDADADGYVSFPDINPVTEMVDLMGASRSYGLNASALQAEKGMLSASIDLLK; from the coding sequence ATGAATCTTTTTGGAATGATGCAGGTGACGAGTTCGGCCCTGACGGCACAGCGCGTGCGGGCCGACGTGGTGGCTGCAAATATGGCGAATGCCGAGACCACGCGAACCGAAGATGGAGTTCCGTATCAGCGGCAGAGTGTTGTGTTGCAGAGCGTGGGAGAAAACCCATTTGCTTCCGCGATGAAAAATTTTGGTGTGAACGATGCGAGTACGCCGGAAGGTGGTGTGAAAGTAGCAGAGATACTTAAGAGCGAGGCGCCGGCATTGCGACGTTATGAGCCTTCGCACCCGGATGCAGATGCAGATGGTTATGTCTCTTTTCCGGATATTAATCCAGTGACGGAGATGGTGGATCTGATGGGCGCCAGTCGCTCGTATGGCTTGAATGCAAGTGCTTTGCAGGCCGAAAAAGGCATGTTGAGCGCTTCGATTGACTTACTGAAGTAA
- the fliL gene encoding flagellar basal body-associated protein FliL has protein sequence MSNAATVDTTTTEIVTPTPSKVGLGVILIPVLLSTVLTLGVVGGGGFYLIRSGKLGAIAQAAPTQSAVAPIIVVAPPASHVLALEPMIVNLSDAGGHAYLRASVSLRIKDEEKAEKKEEKKDPKAIDTVSTELRDTTLAILSRQTSDELLLPDGRETLKKALEHEYKQRNIEIPVLEVYFTDFLVQRG, from the coding sequence ATGTCCAACGCAGCAACTGTTGATACAACAACCACAGAAATCGTTACTCCAACCCCATCGAAGGTGGGACTTGGAGTGATCCTGATTCCGGTGCTCCTGTCCACGGTGTTAACCCTGGGTGTTGTGGGCGGCGGGGGCTTCTATCTGATTCGCTCGGGCAAGCTTGGGGCCATAGCTCAGGCTGCGCCTACTCAATCGGCCGTTGCCCCCATCATCGTGGTTGCGCCACCTGCATCGCACGTTCTTGCGTTGGAGCCGATGATCGTTAATCTTTCCGACGCAGGTGGCCATGCGTATTTACGTGCATCGGTAAGTTTGAGGATTAAGGACGAAGAGAAGGCTGAGAAGAAAGAAGAGAAGAAGGATCCGAAGGCAATCGATACCGTTTCTACTGAATTAAGAGATACGACGCTGGCAATACTTAGTCGGCAAACTTCTGACGAATTACTGCTTCCAGACGGCAGGGAAACGTTGAAGAAGGCGTTAGAGCATGAATACAAGCAACGCAATATTGAGATACCGGTTCTTGAGGTCTACTTTACGGATTTTCTGGTGCAGCGAGGATGA